From the genome of Stigmatopora nigra isolate UIUO_SnigA chromosome 2, RoL_Snig_1.1, whole genome shotgun sequence:
AATGACTAaattgaattgtaaataaatatgaagaaaaaaaacattagctgGCTAATACATATTCAATATTCATAAAAAAGATAATTCCCCACAGAAGAGAACAGTTAAATTGGCTATCTTTGTTGCTgatctaaaaaagaaaagtccAATATCTGTCCAATATATCGCTAATATAGGAGCAGGATGGTATATTATTcaacatctaaaaataaatttaaaaaaatcaaaaattagtaataaaaaatgtcaataattcaaaaaaaaataactttaaataaCCATTACctgtgtattttcttttttactacCTACTTAAATGTATATCTAAATAATTAAACATTCTTAAAATGATATCGATGGGACTAACCTGCCATCCCGCGAGCGACGCAGGCTGCCTCGGAATCCGCTCGACTCGGAGCGGGCACTGCGGAGCGAGCCCGCCCGACTGCCACTGCCGCTGTGGGGCTCGTCTGGGTCGGCTAAGTGGGTGGAGGAGGCATGCGTGGATGTGCCCTGCGTGGAGGTACCCCGTGACTTCCTAGCTACGGGCGCCAGGTTGTCCCTCAGGAGCAGGTGCGCGAAGTCGGGTTCCCCCAGGACCTGCCGGCTGCCGGCGACCAGGACGCTGTGGAGCGGAGGGTTGGCGGGGACAGAAGAAAGAGCCCCAGGGGGTGGAAGTAGGGGAGACGGACGGGTAAGTGGGCGAATCGGTGGGAGTGTGGAGAAGCAGAaggtatgtgtgcgtgtgtgtgttgcatACTTTTTGCGTTTCTTGCCGTGGAAGAAGCTGGCCCACTCGAAGCACGTCTTCTTGCTGCCTACCCAGAAGACGGATGGAATGCCCACGATCAGCATCATCACGTACTTGAGCAGGAACACCGACACGTCGGGACGACTACTCTGCTCTGCCTGCaggtgaacacacacacacacacacacacacatggtacATACTAGAACGAGTGGGACGTACTTGACCGACACTTCGTAGTAGTTCGATAATCACccgagtgtttaaaaaaaatactgaaagcaGCAGGTTTAAAGAGTTTTTTTATAGTTACAAagcaaatgtgtgtttgtgtcatcACAACGTAGTACTAGCCTAGAGGCAGACATAAATATAGAAAGGCAGTGGGATTCTATCATATTGACTTTTTGTGCTTTCATAATGATGCAGTCCTCTTTCGACACAAACACACTGTGGATGAGTGTTCTTTTATTATAACAGCTTCCCGTAGATAGAAATTCGCCTTTATCATTTCTAGCTAAGAATACATTTTACTATGAATGCATACATAAAAGTATGTATAACCACGGATCTCAAAGGATTACCGCGTATAGACTAAATTATATACTAGTAAAATCGAGGTTCATGGAATGAAGCGAGTTTTCAGAATGTCACACCTGAGTACATGTTGAAGGCCAAACTAAACTACAGTGCAGCCCCTAAAATCATAGCCAGGGTGACTTCTCCAGTATGGCCATTCGTGGTGTAGAAGTTAACTCAACTGACTGCCATGTGGGCAACCTgaagttattattgatgattttttttgtgtcgcagctgtagctgcagtagaagttttatagccataacatCTGaagctgaaggcgtcgctaggaaattcacggaccgccactgggtCTTACCTGATAAGGGCACGGGATATGGTAGTCTCGACACTTCTCCTGGATCCATGTGGTTTCCCACACGGTCCTATGGCTGTTCTCGTACAGGTAGCAGGCCAGAACGATCAACAGCGGCACCAGGTAAAGCACAGAGAACACGCCGATACGAATCATGAACTTCACTAATTTCtcctggttttctttttccagcGGGATCTCCATGCGGACCCGGTTCAGAGCTGCGATTCCCGCCAGCAGCAGTACCACACCCACCTTAGAGGAGGACACAAGAGTGAGTTATTCCATCCTAAAATAACGACGTGATCTCATCGCGTATTCCTTACCGCTACATCCACTCCCAGTGGTGCCAGCAAAAACCAGCGCAACGCCGGCAGGTTGTACAGACCGACGAAGCAAACGCCACTGACACCGTCGCCCTCGATCTTGTTCATGGCGAGCAGGCCGACAGTGAGCGCGCCGGGGATGCCCCAGGCGCAGGCGTGGAACAGAAGAGCCTTTTTCTCGATTGCCTCACTACCCCATTTGGGAACGGCGGCCAGGAACCAAGTGATGGTAAGGATGACCCACCACACACTTCCCGCCATAGTGAAGAAATATAGAACCATGAACACGAGGGTGCAGGCCTGGAAAAGAAAGTTGTTGTGATTATCTAAGATACAAGGCGTGTATATACATAGAAAATATCAGTTACATTTGACCTAAAGCAATGGAAAATACAAAGCAATTTAGATTTCCTGGGGATGCAGTAATCCCTAGAATATCGcgattaatgtagaccagacatggccgcaataattgTAAAATATTATAAGTACTTttataagtactttttttttctcagtgccTAGTAGCAATTtgaagacaggggagtggcttacgcttacgagtttcagcgtggattttcacatttttatgaactttaaaaaaatatctatatattttttaaataattaatagcagaaaaaaattgtacagtgaattcgcgataattGGGgtacaacaccctgaatcgtggccagctgatcgcagggctatatatatatatatatacagtcttcccttgattatcactcgattatttttttggggatatacatatatatatatgtatataaaaaactaaattgctttgtatttttcattgctTTAGGTCAAATGTAACTGATATTGTTACAAACAGTTATGTGTCCTCACCTTATTATGGGAGCCCTGAGTCACAGTGGAGGCCCTAAACCTGCCGGGAACTGCAGCATTACAAGCCACACGGTCCTCCAGTAGGAAACCCAGGAAAAACATGAGGGACACCATCATGTAGCACACAGCATAGAAGATGATTGGTCGCTCCGGGTAGCGGAAGCGAGACACATCGATGAGAAAAGTGAGGAATGTGAAGATGGTGGCAGATAGGCACACAATGGACACCACGCCGATAAAGTAGCGGGCAAAAGACAGTTCCTGGCGAGTGAAGTACATGTTGGGGCAAGGTGGAGAGCAGTCTCGGACACCCATAAAGGAGTAACCCAGCTCTGGGTCTATTTTCAGCTCTCGGGGGCACCAGAAGCCGTAGTCGCGCTGAACGGGGATGGCGGGCTCGGTCGTGTCGGCGTTTGACAGGAGGTCAACGGCACGAGGATACGGATCGTCGCAGTCCGGAAACCTGCAGACATGATACGGGTGAGTTCACTTCAATGTAAAATGGCTTTACCACTTCATcaggattaaaaataatttgatataTACCAAATACTAATTTATTGAAGAAAATATATTGATCAATTGCTGTGTCTGGCAGCAGTGGATTGATTGGTCAGTGGGTCTGATCCTGGAGAATTTGGCttgaattttatttacattgacATGCCATTcccaatttcaaaacaaacctgGTTAAACCGTAGACTGTATTGCGCTTTTCTTTGCACCACAAATATTAAGTCTAATTTATCAGTAAAAATTTAATTCGGGGACGGGATCATGGTTTTGTAATACTATAATATTATATACTGATAATATTGTCATTTCATCACAGTATTGGCATTAGCCATTGCATACCATTGTTATCTCCATTATTGGTGCTAAAATGTAATAGTTTAATACCAgtcatcccagttcaaatggatttgatgacaaaggcagtgaatgagttaaattgaCAGTAACAGTTTCATAGATTTCCCGTTTTTTCTCCATCCTTTAACAGTAAATGTAAGGGTTTCTTGAAAATACTGTAACATGTGTATTTTTCAGTGTGTGCTTTACAGTAGCTTTGTTCTTCATTGTTTTAGGAGCCTTTGCTTCCTTTCCAAAATGACAACCTTGCTTGATAAATAGAAAGGTTTCATAAAGTTTGTCAACAAATGTCATGACGACTAGACTACTGTTTGTAACCAACCTGTTGCATTCCATTTCCTCCGGCCAGCTAACGCCAAACATGTCCATGAGTTTGTAGCAGTCACTTTTGGCCTGAAGACACAACCGCCGGCAGGGCAGTGTCATGCGGCCATACTCGGTGCACACGGGCACGTAGAGGGCGCACAGGAACGTCCTCAGATCGGGTGAGCATTGCAAGTTGACCATGGGGTGGAAGGGCTGTCAGGGAAAGACACAGGAAGTGTGTTTTGAGTGTTTTCTGCTTTTGTGAGATGCGGGACAAAGACATACAAAAGGGGCAATGGAGCATGTCGTCTGACAGTTGCAattgatgagtgtaaaaacaacacTGGCCCTTGTCTCTAATAATCCTCTGCACCCCCCGCGTGCATCTTCCTTCTCATCAACCACCAACACACACATGTAATGCTACTGACGGAGCTTTTGTATAGCAAGGAGGACCACGCTGTGAGCGAGTGACACACTGAGCCACTCTGTGTACACACAAGCTAAAGTAACAAGGGAAGTACACTAATGTACTTCAATTACACGATTACACTCATCATCATCAATTAGGATTGTGACACGGGATGGGCAATATAATCATTAGTTGATTGGATAATTTGCTCAAAGTGAGGAAATGTTGATGAAGTCTCTTGTTGATTAGTCTAAAGAACAGCATGAATCCGGCTATGCTCACTTGAGTAGAAATTAAGGACTTAGAAATGGAAATCTGacaaaattcatataaattggTGTTAAAGAGAGCCTTTGTTAAAACTCTGGGTGCACCTAATGTGGAAAGGATTTCAGTCAAAGGACTAGATTGAACCAAACTAAAGCTAGATGACAGACAACAGCAGAAAGAAAGAGGGGGAAGGGTGAGTTAAGATGGTGGAGGGGGGCAATTTATTTGTCTGCATTGGTAGAGGAGGAGGGTATTCTGCTTCTGAGAACTGCTGGTGATTTTTAGCCACTTCAAAATGTGCATTCAAAATAACTTAGACCAGAATTTTGggattatttttgaaaatgaaatggaatACAATACTAACACTCATCATTTCAAACTTAAATTCATAAACACATATTTGGCACACGGTAATTAAATTTGAATGTACTCATGGGATTGTTTAAGAATGTTTCAGTCCTAACATTCAATCTGAAatcacacaggaaaaaaatgaattgaacataaAAACATGCCtatttctttagttgtttttattttttttcctgagctgCTGGGCATGCATTTGTGTTAAAATGTTCCtccatattttgaatatttatctCAGATGGCTTAAATGACTCCAGGCTACTAACACAGTTCATTTAAGGCAACATATAGATACAGTGGACCAACACTGCAATAGCTGAACACACAAAGCAAAAGCCATCTAATGTAGTAGGCTTATAAAAAAAGAGCTCGTGATATACTCTTCCTATTCACTATGCTCGCCTATTTTTACCCCCATCACTATTCAAAGTTTGTCTTCCGAAGCTCCCCTCCTCCACTTCTTCACTACGCCGACAGCCATTTTATTCCAAGAGTTAACAGCCACCATGCAGGCTGGCGTAGATATACTATGCCTGTCTCATAAAGACCAGATAACCCTGGCTACTGCTATAGCTTCAATCCTTTCAATAGTGCCCGAGGGGGCTTCTCCGTGGGGGACTGAATGTTAATGGCAACACGAGAAACAGCTGGCCGACCGCTGGTTCAATTATCTTTGCATGTAGGCTTGCACAGGTAAAGTCTGGCATGGTCTATAATAACATTTCAATCAATCTGGACTCACTGTATGAAATATTAATGTGTGGCTTTTATCAAGCATTGTTCTTTAAAGTTGGAACtgaatttcaaaatgtcaactaaaatatattataaaattgTGATAATGAGTATTCAAAATATGTTGAAGAGTTCATGCCCTCTAGAAGGCAACACCCATTCACCTAATTTAAAGACAATCACCCCATTCTTGCATAATCCCAATCACAGATGGCCAAACAGACAGGAGAGAGAAACACTCTTCTAATAAAATATTAACTATTATTGGCAAATATAACAATTTTCAAATGCCAAACATGATTTTGGCTAAAAGTACAAAGCAGCATTTACATTTctgtaatataatcattttgGTGAAATTATCCTCATGTCAACTATTAGgtctgaaagggaaaaaaaaacgctttgACCTGAGATTCACCCCTGAGCAGTTGACTGATTATGCAGCACTTTTGAATATGATTAATATCAGTCTTCTCTCCATTATTAATACAGCCTAATCCTATAAAGTGCATTCATACATGTCAGCGTATGTCTTTGTGAATACGAACggaatttgtatttaatgaagGCAGCTGTGACTGACTGATAATCACAATGACGGAATCTGATCGTATACCTCCCATAAAGTCACCTTCTCTTCCCATCAACCCCCTCTCATCAACCTATTTTCCCCTCCTCTCCCTCTGCTACCATTCCAATTCTTCAAATTTCCAACCTTAACGCCATGGTAACGCCTGATGCATCACtcaggagaggggggggggggacgagaCGAGAGCTGAGTGAGGTTCGAGGAGGTCAGAGTATGGGGTGGAGGCGACCACCTCCCGGGAGGCAAGAAAGCCTTGACTCCCTTTGTTAATAGCACAATTGGGACAGTTTCCTGGGCAACGGGTGGGTGAGTCCTGCATAGGGGGAGGGGAAGGACAAAAGAGGTGGAGGGGGTCGGAGGGTTGTTGTGAGAGAGTAGAGGGATGGGTCGACCGAGTCATTTGTGTCATTCAGCACTAAGGAAGTGTTTGAAAACCTTGCCCCAGTGTGTAACGTCCGTGTACATGCACTCACAGTAGTAGCGGCGCCTGGCTCCCTGGATGAGCTTCTTATTCACTCAGTAGCCAATAAACACGCTGTTGgacattaaataaaacaagagaGTCTTTTAAAGCCGAGGTCACGCTGAGTTGGATTTACCAGACCGTGTTGTGTCTTTTATACAGTGTTCcgtcgctactttgcggttcagctatcgcggactcagagctatgcagatttttttgtaagaaaaaaaaaaatacaaatattacattgaaacaacatattttacatttttttgttataatgtgaattttactctctctacctgtattctatactATATCTATGTGAGAGGCTGGGGTTCGATTGCcagatgggaaacattttcccttagttgtttctatatagttgtggtcaagaccttccattaatgacaaaaaaaaaagtgtagctAAAttgtggcgtagtggttaagtcacttgactaccatgtgggagacctgggttcaaatcccagttgggacactttttccacttagttgtttctgtgttcttgcaatcatgacactcaaatgattacagaggtAAGTGCAGCTACTtggtggcgtagaggttaagtcacttaactcccatgtgggagacctgggttcgattcccggtcgtgacactttttcacttagttgtttctgtgaacttcttctcaagacactgaaatgattacagagaaaagtgtagtcacttggttggcgcagaggttagatcactggactcccgtccgggagacctgggatcgattcccggttcggacactttttcacttggttgtttctgtggacttctcctaacaatactcaaatgattacaaagaaaagtgtagtcacttggttggcgcagaggttagatcacaggactcccatgtgggagacctgggttcgattcccgctgccgtcgtttggctgaaaatacttggaaagaagaattggtcaatggaataagaagaagggggaaaaaaaaaagaaaaaactttttaatttatataaaacacttagtcatacttttcagcaaaaggttatattccgaactgccttcggcagttcggaagacacttgatggacctgtatgtgcgaaaggcgttctcgggtcggccttcggccgaccctcgaccgcttgcttggtcagtgaaccgccgacaccgggaagcgaactcacgttctctcggtgcaaaggcgagtgtgcaacccactacaccaactcgtgccccacttatacataggtgttgaaacgttttatccaaggaaatggggttaaacacttagtaattttttggacaaaatgcttccttcaccactgaatacttatatacacttaaacacttaggcgtTTTAACTTATacatttaactgaatatttggaaaatctttgcctgcactgggaattgaacccaggaccacaccggtggcagactgatgacttagccactgggccaccaccctatgggagaaagtagtagtacttatagttttatccaaggaaatggggttaaacacttagtaatttttttgactaaatgcttcatccaccactgaatactatacacttaaacacttagaaattttaacttattcttttatctgaatatttggaaaatctttgccggcactgggaattgaacccaggaccaaagagttggcaaagtggtgacttagccactgggccaccaaacaattagagaaagcagtagtacttatagttttatccaaggaaaggGGTTAAacacatagtcatttttttgactaaatacttcatccaccactgaatacttatacacttaaacacttagaaattttaacttattattttatctgaatatttggaaaatctttgccggcactgggaattgaacccaggaccaaagagttggcaaactgatgacttagccactgggccaccaaccaatttaagaaagcagtagtacttatagttttatccaaggaaatagggttaaacacttagtaattttttggacaaaatgcttcatccaccattgaagacttattcagttagacacttaggcattttaatttattcttttaactgaatatttggaaatgtgtttaatttgttcaatttgaaatttgttttatccaaggaaatggggttaaacacttagtcattttttggacaaaatgcttcatccaccattgaagacttattcagttagacacttaggcattttaatttattcttttaactgaatatttggaaatgtatttaatttgttcaatttgaaatttgttttatccaaggaaatggggttaaacacttagtcattttttggacaaaatgcttcatccaccattgaagactttttcagttagacacttaggcattttaatttattcttttaactgaatatttggaaatgtatttaatttgttcaatttgaaatttgttttatccaaggaaatggggttaaacacttagtcattttttggacaaaatgcttcatccaccattgaagacttattcagttagacacttaggcattaatacttatacttttacctgaacaattgtgggaaaatctttgtgaGCACTGGaaattgaaccagggaccaaatagttggcaaactgatgacttatccactgggccaccaaccaatttgagaaagcagtagtacttatacttttgtctcttttcactcccagatcatacttagtactttatggcaccctcaagtgggaaaagttaggtaaacagagcaaagcaggatttgaacccaggtccacagaggtg
Proteins encoded in this window:
- the fzd3a gene encoding frizzled-3a isoform X1, with the translated sequence MGPLWVLSVSMLTACVAIPMDVVAGSHSLFTCEPIMLRMCQGMPYNSTFMPNVLNHYDQQTAALAMEPFHPMVNLQCSPDLRTFLCALYVPVCTEYGRMTLPCRRLCLQAKSDCYKLMDMFGVSWPEEMECNRFPDCDDPYPRAVDLLSNADTTEPAIPVQRDYGFWCPRELKIDPELGYSFMGVRDCSPPCPNMYFTRQELSFARYFIGVVSIVCLSATIFTFLTFLIDVSRFRYPERPIIFYAVCYMMVSLMFFLGFLLEDRVACNAAVPGRFRASTVTQGSHNKACTLVFMVLYFFTMAGSVWWVILTITWFLAAVPKWGSEAIEKKALLFHACAWGIPGALTVGLLAMNKIEGDGVSGVCFVGLYNLPALRWFLLAPLGVDVAVGVVLLLAGIAALNRVRMEIPLEKENQEKLVKFMIRIGVFSVLYLVPLLIVLACYLYENSHRTVWETTWIQEKCRDYHIPCPYQAEQSSRPDVSVFLLKYVMMLIVGIPSVFWVGSKKTCFEWASFFHGKKRKKYATHTRTHTFCFSTLPPIRPLTRPSPLLPPPGALSSVPANPPLHSVLVAGSRQVLGEPDFAHLLLRDNLAPVARKSRGTSTQGTSTHASSTHLADPDEPHSGSGSRAGSLRSARSESSGFRGSLRRSRDGRYTGSSFRASDERGYYGSTPHLDDLFRTRNSSLSRHGSTHLLDGQSRHGSVRDLSCVPIAPPGIPSNGIRRMLEEDAP
- the fzd3a gene encoding frizzled-3a isoform X2, whose product is MGPLWVLSVSMLTACVAIPMDVVAGSHSLFTCEPIMLRMCQGMPYNSTFMPNVLNHYDQQTAALAMEPFHPMVNLQCSPDLRTFLCALYVPVCTEYGRMTLPCRRLCLQAKSDCYKLMDMFGVSWPEEMECNRFPDCDDPYPRAVDLLSNADTTEPAIPVQRDYGFWCPRELKIDPELGYSFMGVRDCSPPCPNMYFTRQELSFARYFIGVVSIVCLSATIFTFLTFLIDVSRFRYPERPIIFYAVCYMMVSLMFFLGFLLEDRVACNAAVPGRFRASTVTQGSHNKACTLVFMVLYFFTMAGSVWWVILTITWFLAAVPKWGSEAIEKKALLFHACAWGIPGALTVGLLAMNKIEGDGVSGVCFVGLYNLPALRWFLLAPLGVDVAVGVVLLLAGIAALNRVRMEIPLEKENQEKLVKFMIRIGVFSVLYLVPLLIVLACYLYENSHRTVWETTWIQEKCRDYHIPCPYQAEQSSRPDVSVFLLKYVMMLIVGIPSVFWVGSKKTCFEWASFFHGKKRKNVLVAGSRQVLGEPDFAHLLLRDNLAPVARKSRGTSTQGTSTHASSTHLADPDEPHSGSGSRAGSLRSARSESSGFRGSLRRSRDGRYTGSSFRASDERGYYGSTPHLDDLFRTRNSSLSRHGSTHLLDGQSRHGSVRDLSCVPIAPPGIPSNGIRRMLEEDAP